From the Chloroflexota bacterium genome, the window CGGCATGGTCATCAGCCTGGCCCGCATGAAGAAGATCCTCCACATCGACCCGGTGAACATGCGCGCTGTGGTCCAGGCAGGCGTCGTCAACAGCGACCTCGGCGAGGCGGTGGCGCCCCACGGCCTCCAATACCTGCCCGATCCCTCCTCCCAGCGCGCCTGCACCATCGGCGGAAACGTGGCCGAGAACAGCGGCGGCCCCCATTGCCTGGCCTACGGGGTCACCCTGAACCACGTCCTCGGCGTGAAGATGGTGCTCCCCAACGGCGAGGTCGTCACCCTGGGCAGCGCCGCCCTGGACGCGCCCGGCTACGACCTGCTCGGCCTCGTCGTCGGCAGCGAGGGCACCCTGGGCATCGTCACCGAGGTTACCGTGCGGCTCGCCCCGCTACAGGAGGATGTGCGCACCCTGTTGGCCGTGTTCGACGACCTGCAATCGGCCTCGCGCGCCGTCTCCGCCATCATCGCCGCGGGCATCATCCCGGCCGCGCTGGAGATGATGGACCAGCTCGCCCTGCAGGCGATCGAGGCGTACGTCCACGTGGGCTACCCCCTCGACGCCGCGGCCGTGCTCCTGATCGAGGTGGAGGGGCTGAGCGAGGGCCTGGACGAGCAGGTGGAGCAGATCGAGGAGATCTGTCGAGCAGAGGGAGCGCGCAGCGTGCGTCGGGCCCAGACGGCCGAGGAGCGGGAGCTCCTGTGGAAGGGCCGCAAGAGCGCGTTCGGGGCCATCGGCCGCCTGTCCAAGTCCTACTTCACCCAGGACGGCGTGGTTCCCCGGACCCGGCTGCCCGACGTATTGAAGGAGGTGCAGGCCATCGGCCAACGGCTAGGGCTGCGCATCCTCAACGTGTTCCACGCCGGCGATGGCAACCTGCACCCTCTGATCCTCTTCGACCCCGATGATCCGGACGAGGTGGCCCGCACGTGGAAGGCCACCGACGAGATGATGGCCGCTTTCGTCAAGGCCGGCGGCTCCATCACCGGTGAGCACGGGATCGGCATGGAGAAACGGGACTATATGCCGATGCTGTTCAGCGAACGGGAGCTGGATCTGATGCAAGATCTGCGACATATCTTCGATCCGGCCGAGCGGAGCAACCCCGGCAAGGTGCTGCCGACCGGCCGGGCCATGACCGGAGAGGCCACCCCGCTGCACAAATCCCGCCCATGGAGCCCGACATCATGACGGACCTGTCCTGGCTGAAGGAGCGGCTGCCGAGCGAGGACGTCGGCGACACTCCGAATCTTCGCGCCGAGTACGCCCTCGACGATGCGACGCCAGCCGTGGTCGTCCGACCGGGTGAGGCGCAGGCCATCGCCGACACGCTGCGCTGGGCGTCCGACCAGCGGCTGGCGGTGGTGCCCTGGGGCGGAGGCACACAACAGGCCGCCATGCCCGCCCCCACGCGCTACGATGTGGCGCTATGCACCACCCGTCTGAATCGCGTGCTCGACTACGAGCCGGCCGAGCTGGTGATCACCGTGGAGGCCGGGATCACCCTGGCCGCGCTGTCCGAGGTGCTGGCGCCTCAGGGGCAATTCCTGCCCATCACGGTGGCCACGCCGGAGCGGGCCACCATCGGCGGGCTCATCGCCACCAACGCGGCCGGCCCCGAGCGGCTGCGCTACGGGTCCACCCGCGACATGGTGCTGGGCGTGACCGTGGCCCTGGCCGACGGCTCGCTGATTCGCGGGGGCGGGCGCGTTGTGAAGAACGTGGCCGGTTACGATCTCACCCGGCTGTTCAACGGCTCATGGGGAACGCTGGGGGTCATCACCGCCGCCTCGCTCCGACTCTACCCCATCCCCCCCGTCCGGCGGACGGTGGCGGTACGCTGCACCTCCTGGGCGGAGGCCCAAACGATCGCCCTCCGGCTTCACAGCTCACGGTTGGGCCCCCAGGGGCTCACCATCGCACCGATCGGCACGGAGGAGGCCGGCGTCCCTCCGGTGGACCTCTTCGTGCGCTTCGGTGGGCCACCGGCCACGGTCGAGCGTCAGATCGCCGAGACCCAGGCGATGGCATCCGCCGAGGGTGCTCAGGCGGATCGCATTCTGGAGGGCGATCAGGAGGAAACGCTCTGGAGACACCTGGCAGATCCCTCGCTCCACGCGCCGGGCGTCCACCTCCAGGCCAACGTCTTGCCCTCCCGCGTGGTCGAGGCGGTGCGTACGCTGACGACGGTGGCCGAGGTGCACGGCTGGCCGAGTCGCTCATGGGCTCACGTCGGCGCAGGCACAGTGCTGACGGTTTGGGACGCGCCGCCGGATCCATCCCTGGCTGGGGCGGTGCATTCGGCGCGTGAGCGGATCACGACGATGGGCGGCTGGCTCTTCGTCCGGCAGGCCCCGCGCCGATCGCCCTCCCTGGACTACTGGGGCACAACCACCGAGGGGGCGTTGCCGTTGATGCGAGGGATCAAAGCGAAGCTGGATCCCGCCGGCATCCTGAATCCCGGCCGATTCATCGTCTGAACCCGCATATCGCTTCTCATAACGCATCGCTGGATGGAGATCCTATGCCCGAGTCGCTCATGGCGTTAGGCAATTACCTGCCCGGAGAGGCGCCCAGCCTGGACGGGCTCGACAAATGCACTCACTGCGGCCTGTGCCTGAACCAGTGCCCGACCTATCGCGTGCTCAGCCTGGAGATGGACTCCCCGCGTGGCCGCATCTATCAGATGAAGGCCGTGGCCGATGGGCGCCTGACGATCTCGCCCGACTTCGCCCTGCACATCAACCAATGCCTGGACTGCCGAGCATGCACGACCGCCTGTCCATCCGGCGTGCCCTATGGCAGCCTGCTGGAGAGGGCCCGCGGCCAGGTGGAGCGGGCGCTGCCCCGCTCCCGATGGGAACGTGGGCTGCGTCGCCTGATCTTCGACCATCTCTTCCCCTACCCAACGCGTCTGAGGCTGGTGGCGACGGCGCTGCGGTTCTATCAACGCAGCGCCCTCTCCCGGCTGTTCCACTGGCTGGGCCAGCGCGGCCTGATCCCCCAGGCGCTGCTGTATGCGGAGAGCCTGGCGCCGACCCTCTCATCTCAATTCTTCAGCCCCAGGGAAGCCTCCCACACACCCGCCCAGGGGGAGCAGAAAAGGCGGGTCGCCCTCTTCTATGGGTGCGTCATGCCGCTGGTCTATCCGGATACCCACCGGGCGACCGTCCGCGTGCTCGCCCGCAACGGCTGCGCGGTGGAGGTGCCGGAGGGACAATGCTGCTGTGGCGCGTTACACATCCACGCCGGCGAGCGGGAGGCCGCCCGCCGGCTGGCCCGGCAGAACATCGCCGCCTTCGCCGACGCCGAGGTGATCGTCGTCAACGCGGCGGGATGTGGCGCGGCCATGAAGGAGTATCCGGAGCTGTTCGACGATCCCGCCGAGCGTGCCCAGGCCGAGGCGTTCGCGGCCAAGGTGCGAGACGTGACCGAGTTCCTGACGGAGATCTCGTTCGAGCCGCCGAAGGGCCGCGTGAAGGCCCGGGTCACATACCACGACCCCTGTCATCTGGTCCATGCCCAGGGCATCCGGGAGCAGCCACGGCAGATCCTGCGCAGCATCCCGGGCCTGGAGTTCGTGGAGATGCGGGCGTCCGATCGATGCTGCGGCAGTGCCGGGATCTACAACCTGACCCACCCGGAGCTATCGCAGCAGGTGTTGGCGGAGAAGCTGGAGACGATTCGGGAGGTCGAGCCGGAGGTGGTGGTCAGCGCGAACATCGGCTGTATGCTACAGATCGAGGCCGGGCTGCGCAAAGAGGGTGCCCCGATCCGGGTCATGCACGTCGTCGATCTCCTGGATGCGGCGTACGCCGCGTCGGATGGGCAGAAAGGCTGATCACGCCACCCCGCAGAGGGGATCCAGGGACACCAGGACAGTGGGGTCAAGGCAAGCAGACGAAGCCTTGCTCAACGAAGTGACGATCAAAAGCAAACGCGGTGCGAATTCCCAAACGGTGCATGAGTTCAAAACTGGTGCAATCCACCAGGCTAAAGCTACGTCGTCCGGCAGCAAGAAGCGTCCCGAGAGCGACCGCGTGGACCTCTGGGGGCACCCAATGGACGTCGAAAAGGGGAACGATCCCCCGCTGAAACTCCCGAACGGCAGACATCCCAAGCCGTCTCTGGATAAGCGCTATGCTCTCCAGTAGCACATAGTTAGAACAAATGAGACGAGTGGACTCCCGAAGTAGCCGGCCCCAAACGTCCTTAGCCTGTTCGTGATTCGCGTCATCGGCGTCGAGTAGAGCATACAGAGCGGACGTGTCTACAAAAACGGTCATTCGCTATAGGCCTCGGCCAAATACTCGTCATGCCGCTCGGAGACATCCGATTTTCCAGAATGGAACTTGCCGACAACGGCGAGAGCCCTCTGGCGTTGCTCTTCCATGGAAACCGGACCTACCGTCCGCAACCAGTAATCCACTGCCCGACGGATCAGTTCAGCCATCGACACGTTTTCCTTAAGGGCTAATTCCTTTAGTGCCCTCGATTGTTCCTCTGTCAACTGGACCTGAGTCCGAATCACCTTTCTCCTCCATGCACTCATGACATCACTTTTGACATCATGATAACACCACATCTTTCGACTGTCAATCTCTTCTGCCGGTGATATATTCCTCTCGTGTGGAAATAGGACAGGTACAAGGCGGAAAAGAGGATATCCTAGCGGAGGGAGATCCCTCCACATCTCCCCTGAGGGCTCGCGATAGGGCTGGCGAGATCTCCACCGTTTCGGATACACTACTGGGTCCTCAACAACAGATCCTCTAGCGCCCTGGTGACGGCTTGCGCCATTCGATCCGCCGTGAATCGCTCTTCCACCCGGGCCCGGGCGGCCTGGCCCATGACCTCCCGCCGTGTGGAGTCTTGCAGCAGGGCACCCGCCGCATCGGCCATACGCCCCTCGTCGCCCGGCGGGATCAGTATCCCCGTCTCGCCATCCGCCACGATCTCCGGCAACGCACCGTGGGCAAAGGCCACCACGGGCCTGCCCATCGCCATCGCCTCCAGATTCACCAGGCCAAACGGCTCCGGATCGCCCGGGTGCACGAACACGTCCATCGCCGCCAGAGCCGGACGCACGTCCTCCAAATGCCCAGTGAAGACGAGACGGTCCCGCAGATCCAGCTCGGCGGTCAGGCGCTCCAGACGCCTAGGATAGTCATCCTGCACTTCGAACGGGGAGCCGCCGAC encodes:
- a CDS encoding FAD-binding protein, coding for MPLSRDGLIAALQEAMGPDAVLHRPYDLMLYEYDGYVERATPDVVVLPRTTEQVVTAVRLANEAGMPFVARGAGTGLSGGAIPTSGGMVISLARMKKILHIDPVNMRAVVQAGVVNSDLGEAVAPHGLQYLPDPSSQRACTIGGNVAENSGGPHCLAYGVTLNHVLGVKMVLPNGEVVTLGSAALDAPGYDLLGLVVGSEGTLGIVTEVTVRLAPLQEDVRTLLAVFDDLQSASRAVSAIIAAGIIPAALEMMDQLALQAIEAYVHVGYPLDAAAVLLIEVEGLSEGLDEQVEQIEEICRAEGARSVRRAQTAEERELLWKGRKSAFGAIGRLSKSYFTQDGVVPRTRLPDVLKEVQAIGQRLGLRILNVFHAGDGNLHPLILFDPDDPDEVARTWKATDEMMAAFVKAGGSITGEHGIGMEKRDYMPMLFSERELDLMQDLRHIFDPAERSNPGKVLPTGRAMTGEATPLHKSRPWSPTS
- a CDS encoding FAD-binding oxidoreductase; the protein is MTDLSWLKERLPSEDVGDTPNLRAEYALDDATPAVVVRPGEAQAIADTLRWASDQRLAVVPWGGGTQQAAMPAPTRYDVALCTTRLNRVLDYEPAELVITVEAGITLAALSEVLAPQGQFLPITVATPERATIGGLIATNAAGPERLRYGSTRDMVLGVTVALADGSLIRGGGRVVKNVAGYDLTRLFNGSWGTLGVITAASLRLYPIPPVRRTVAVRCTSWAEAQTIALRLHSSRLGPQGLTIAPIGTEEAGVPPVDLFVRFGGPPATVERQIAETQAMASAEGAQADRILEGDQEETLWRHLADPSLHAPGVHLQANVLPSRVVEAVRTLTTVAEVHGWPSRSWAHVGAGTVLTVWDAPPDPSLAGAVHSARERITTMGGWLFVRQAPRRSPSLDYWGTTTEGALPLMRGIKAKLDPAGILNPGRFIV
- a CDS encoding (Fe-S)-binding protein codes for the protein MPESLMALGNYLPGEAPSLDGLDKCTHCGLCLNQCPTYRVLSLEMDSPRGRIYQMKAVADGRLTISPDFALHINQCLDCRACTTACPSGVPYGSLLERARGQVERALPRSRWERGLRRLIFDHLFPYPTRLRLVATALRFYQRSALSRLFHWLGQRGLIPQALLYAESLAPTLSSQFFSPREASHTPAQGEQKRRVALFYGCVMPLVYPDTHRATVRVLARNGCAVEVPEGQCCCGALHIHAGEREAARRLARQNIAAFADAEVIVVNAAGCGAAMKEYPELFDDPAERAQAEAFAAKVRDVTEFLTEISFEPPKGRVKARVTYHDPCHLVHAQGIREQPRQILRSIPGLEFVEMRASDRCCGSAGIYNLTHPELSQQVLAEKLETIREVEPEVVVSANIGCMLQIEAGLRKEGAPIRVMHVVDLLDAAYAASDGQKG
- a CDS encoding PIN domain-containing protein, translated to MTVFVDTSALYALLDADDANHEQAKDVWGRLLRESTRLICSNYVLLESIALIQRRLGMSAVREFQRGIVPLFDVHWVPPEVHAVALGTLLAAGRRSFSLVDCTSFELMHRLGIRTAFAFDRHFVEQGFVCLP
- a CDS encoding CopG family transcriptional regulator → MIRTQVQLTEEQSRALKELALKENVSMAELIRRAVDYWLRTVGPVSMEEQRQRALAVVGKFHSGKSDVSERHDEYLAEAYSE